The following are from one region of the Magallana gigas chromosome 6, xbMagGiga1.1, whole genome shotgun sequence genome:
- the LOC105320068 gene encoding integrase/recombinase xerD homolog isoform X5 encodes MGPVIDASSVAAGAVCQLSDVFQTGRWASIQTSGENLADLKFFCEKSKSESTFRKYRYAFNSWIKWCYSQSPKVQHFPASDFNVSIYLINLSKQFNSVAKVNEAFYAISWAHEISGTQNPCHSSLVVSVLEGARRLSAKPVTKKEPITSEILQQIVNRYGTGSSSLPDIRISCMCLLSYAAFLRFSELVNLKRSDITFYEDHLSLYISKSKTDKYKTGSNVIVSKTNNVTCPYGMLQLYLKIADIASDSDCFIFRALSFCKKSGKYKLRNSGPLSYSRARELLLNALESVGVDKSKFGLHSLRSGGATAAANAGVSDRLFKKHGRWRSDNAKDGYVHENVKSLMSVSQSLNI; translated from the exons ATGGGACCAGTGATCG ATGCTAGTTCAGTAGCTGCAGGAGCTGTATGTCAATTATCAG atGTTTTCCAAACAGGAAGATGGGCCTCAATTCAGACATCGGGGGAAAATTTGGCGGACCTGAAGTTCTTCTGTGAAAAATCCAAATCTGAAAGTACTTTTCGTAAATATCGGTATGCCTTTAATTCATGGATAAAGTGGTGTTATTCGCAAAGTCCTAAAGTGCAACACTTCCCTGCTTCTGATTTCAACGTTTCcatatatttgattaatttatcaaaacaatttaacTCTGTTGCAAAAGTTAATGAAGCCTTTTATGCCATTTCTTGGGCTCATGAAATTTCAGGAACACAAAATCCTTGTCATTCATCATTAGTCGTTTCAGTTTTGGAGGGAGCTCGCCGCTTAAGTGCTAAACCTGTTACCAAGAAAGAACCAATAACTTCTGAAATTTTACAGCAAATAGTGAATCGTTACGGGACCGGAAGTAGCAGTTTACCAGACATTCGAATTTCATGTATGTGTCTATTAAGTTATGCAGCTTTTTTACGTTTTTCAGAACTGGTCAACTTAAAACGCTctgacattacattttatgagGACCATCTTTCTTTGTATATCTCTAAGAGTAAAACAGATAAATATAAGACTGGGAGTAATGTAATAGTTTCTAAAACAAATAATGTTACTTGTCCGTATGGTATGTTACAATTGTATTTGAAAATTGCTGACATTGCTTCGGATtctgattgttttattttcagggcgttatcattttgtaaaaaatctggtaaatataaattaagaaaTTCTGGACCATTGTCTTATAGTAGAGCAAGGGAATTATTACTTAATGCTTTGGAAAGTGTTGGTGTGGATAAGTCCAAATTTGGTCTTCACAGTTTAAGGTCAGGGGGCGCTACTGCGGCTGCTAATGCTGGTGTGAGTGACAGACTGTTTAAGAAGCACGGCAGGTGGCGTTCTGACAACGCAAAAGACGGTTATGttcatgaaaatgtaaaatcattGATGTCTGTGTCTCAGTCATTGAATATTTGA
- the LOC105320068 gene encoding uncharacterized protein isoform X3: MAYESFCNLKENDIISEHQIYLKNLESFRDSKGVKHRLRNAVQFWKSINASDFIISTISTGYVIPFIMPPKEMYMKNNKSAILNAEFVSDTVSELLLSSCIIQVPFIPVVVNPLSVAMNSSGKKRLILDLSVLNKFVRRDKVKFEDWKIALQYFQKGFHMFKFDLKSGYHHIDICSAQQTFLGFSWNNLFYVFTVLPFGLSSAPYIFTKCLRPMVRYWRQSGVNIVLYLDDGLGLAESYEKGVSDSLFVKDSLEKAGFLVNLEKSIFEPCQMLEWLGMIWNTNMFCLSIPERRIQDYVFQTGRWASIQTSGENLADLKFFCEKSKSESTFRKYRYAFNSWIKWCYSQSPKVQHFPASDFNVSIYLINLSKQFNSVAKVNEAFYAISWAHEISGTQNPCHSSLVVSVLEGARRLSAKPVTKKEPITSEILQQIVNRYGTGSSSLPDIRISCMCLLSYAAFLRFSELVNLKRSDITFYEDHLSLYISKSKTDKYKTGSNVIVSKTNNVTCPYGMLQLYLKIADIASDSDCFIFRALSFCKKSGKYKLRNSGPLSYSRARELLLNALESVGVDKSKFGLHSLRSGGATAAANAGVSDRLFKKHGRWRSDNAKDGYVHENVKSLMSVSQSLNI; encoded by the exons ATGGCTTATGAAAGTTTCtgtaatttgaaagaaaatgataTCATATCTGAACATCaaatctatttgaaaaatttagaaagcTTTAGAGATTCTAAAGGTGTAAAGCATCGGTTAAGAAATGCAGTACAATTTTGGAAGAGTATAAATGCATCTGACTTCATTATCAGTACTATTAGCACTGGCTATGTAATTCCATTTATTATGCCACCAAAAGAAATgtacatgaaaaataataagtcTGCCATACTCAATGCTGAATTTGTTTCTGACACTGTTTCAGAATTGTTACTTTCAAGTTGTATTATACAAGTTCCTTTCATACCTGTTGTGGTAAATCCGCTAAGTGTAGCAATGAACAGTTCTGGTAAGAAGAGGTTAATCCTTGATCTGAGTGTTTTGAACAAGTTTGTAAGAAGAGACAAAGTGAAATTTGAAGACTGGAAAATAGCattgcaatattttcaaaaagggtttcatatgtttaaatttgacCTTAAGTCTGGTTATCATCATATAGATATTTGCTCAGCACAACAAACTTTTTTGGGTTTTTCTtggaataatttattttatgtatttacaGTTTTGCCTTTCGGTCTTTCTTCGGCACCTTACATTTTTACAAAGTGTTTACGACCAATGGTGAGATACTGGAGGCAGTCGGGTGTCAACATTGTGTTGTATTTAGACGATGGCCTGGGATTGGCTGAATCATACGAGAAAGGGGTATCTGATAGCCTTTTCGTTAAAGATTCCTTAGAAAAGGCTGGGTTTTTGGTAAATTTGGAAAAGTCTATTTTTGAACCTTGTCAAATGTTAGAATGGCTAGGAATGATATGGAACACTAACATGTTTTGTTTGTCTATTCCAGAGAGACGTATACAAGATT atGTTTTCCAAACAGGAAGATGGGCCTCAATTCAGACATCGGGGGAAAATTTGGCGGACCTGAAGTTCTTCTGTGAAAAATCCAAATCTGAAAGTACTTTTCGTAAATATCGGTATGCCTTTAATTCATGGATAAAGTGGTGTTATTCGCAAAGTCCTAAAGTGCAACACTTCCCTGCTTCTGATTTCAACGTTTCcatatatttgattaatttatcaaaacaatttaacTCTGTTGCAAAAGTTAATGAAGCCTTTTATGCCATTTCTTGGGCTCATGAAATTTCAGGAACACAAAATCCTTGTCATTCATCATTAGTCGTTTCAGTTTTGGAGGGAGCTCGCCGCTTAAGTGCTAAACCTGTTACCAAGAAAGAACCAATAACTTCTGAAATTTTACAGCAAATAGTGAATCGTTACGGGACCGGAAGTAGCAGTTTACCAGACATTCGAATTTCATGTATGTGTCTATTAAGTTATGCAGCTTTTTTACGTTTTTCAGAACTGGTCAACTTAAAACGCTctgacattacattttatgagGACCATCTTTCTTTGTATATCTCTAAGAGTAAAACAGATAAATATAAGACTGGGAGTAATGTAATAGTTTCTAAAACAAATAATGTTACTTGTCCGTATGGTATGTTACAATTGTATTTGAAAATTGCTGACATTGCTTCGGATtctgattgttttattttcagggcgttatcattttgtaaaaaatctggtaaatataaattaagaaaTTCTGGACCATTGTCTTATAGTAGAGCAAGGGAATTATTACTTAATGCTTTGGAAAGTGTTGGTGTGGATAAGTCCAAATTTGGTCTTCACAGTTTAAGGTCAGGGGGCGCTACTGCGGCTGCTAATGCTGGTGTGAGTGACAGACTGTTTAAGAAGCACGGCAGGTGGCGTTCTGACAACGCAAAAGACGGTTATGttcatgaaaatgtaaaatcattGATGTCTGTGTCTCAGTCATTGAATATTTGA
- the LOC105320068 gene encoding integrase/recombinase xerD homolog isoform X4 — protein MIILPFGLSSAPYIFTKCLRPMVRYWRQSGVNIVLYLDDGLGLAESYEKGVSDSLFVKDSLEKAGFLVNLEKSIFEPCQMLEWLGMIWNTNMFCLSIPERRIQDCKSTLADLFHRLPKITARQLAQFTGKVISMGPVIDASSVAAGAVCQLSDVFQTGRWASIQTSGENLADLKFFCEKSKSESTFRKYRYAFNSWIKWCYSQSPKVQHFPASDFNVSIYLINLSKQFNSVAKVNEAFYAISWAHEISGTQNPCHSSLVVSVLEGARRLSAKPVTKKEPITSEILQQIVNRYGTGSSSLPDIRISCMCLLSYAAFLRFSELVNLKRSDITFYEDHLSLYISKSKTDKYKTGSNVIVSKTNNVTCPYGMLQLYLKIADIASDSDCFIFRALSFCKKSGKYKLRNSGPLSYSRARELLLNALESVGVDKSKFGLHSLRSGGATAAANAGVSDRLFKKHGRWRSDNAKDGYVHENVKSLMSVSQSLNI, from the exons ATGATAA TTTTGCCTTTCGGTCTTTCTTCGGCACCTTACATTTTTACAAAGTGTTTACGACCAATGGTGAGATACTGGAGGCAGTCGGGTGTCAACATTGTGTTGTATTTAGACGATGGCCTGGGATTGGCTGAATCATACGAGAAAGGGGTATCTGATAGCCTTTTCGTTAAAGATTCCTTAGAAAAGGCTGGGTTTTTGGTAAATTTGGAAAAGTCTATTTTTGAACCTTGTCAAATGTTAGAATGGCTAGGAATGATATGGAACACTAACATGTTTTGTTTGTCTATTCCAGAGAGACGTATACAAGATTGTAAGAGCACTTTAGCAGATTTGTTTCATAGATTACCAAAAATTACTGCAAGACAATTGGCTCAGTTTACGGGCAAGGTTATTTCTATGGGACCAGTGATCG ATGCTAGTTCAGTAGCTGCAGGAGCTGTATGTCAATTATCAG atGTTTTCCAAACAGGAAGATGGGCCTCAATTCAGACATCGGGGGAAAATTTGGCGGACCTGAAGTTCTTCTGTGAAAAATCCAAATCTGAAAGTACTTTTCGTAAATATCGGTATGCCTTTAATTCATGGATAAAGTGGTGTTATTCGCAAAGTCCTAAAGTGCAACACTTCCCTGCTTCTGATTTCAACGTTTCcatatatttgattaatttatcaaaacaatttaacTCTGTTGCAAAAGTTAATGAAGCCTTTTATGCCATTTCTTGGGCTCATGAAATTTCAGGAACACAAAATCCTTGTCATTCATCATTAGTCGTTTCAGTTTTGGAGGGAGCTCGCCGCTTAAGTGCTAAACCTGTTACCAAGAAAGAACCAATAACTTCTGAAATTTTACAGCAAATAGTGAATCGTTACGGGACCGGAAGTAGCAGTTTACCAGACATTCGAATTTCATGTATGTGTCTATTAAGTTATGCAGCTTTTTTACGTTTTTCAGAACTGGTCAACTTAAAACGCTctgacattacattttatgagGACCATCTTTCTTTGTATATCTCTAAGAGTAAAACAGATAAATATAAGACTGGGAGTAATGTAATAGTTTCTAAAACAAATAATGTTACTTGTCCGTATGGTATGTTACAATTGTATTTGAAAATTGCTGACATTGCTTCGGATtctgattgttttattttcagggcgttatcattttgtaaaaaatctggtaaatataaattaagaaaTTCTGGACCATTGTCTTATAGTAGAGCAAGGGAATTATTACTTAATGCTTTGGAAAGTGTTGGTGTGGATAAGTCCAAATTTGGTCTTCACAGTTTAAGGTCAGGGGGCGCTACTGCGGCTGCTAATGCTGGTGTGAGTGACAGACTGTTTAAGAAGCACGGCAGGTGGCGTTCTGACAACGCAAAAGACGGTTATGttcatgaaaatgtaaaatcattGATGTCTGTGTCTCAGTCATTGAATATTTGA
- the LOC105320068 gene encoding uncharacterized protein isoform X1 — protein MAYESFCNLKENDIISEHQIYLKNLESFRDSKGVKHRLRNAVQFWKSINASDFIISTISTGYVIPFIMPPKEMYMKNNKSAILNAEFVSDTVSELLLSSCIIQVPFIPVVVNPLSVAMNSSGKKRLILDLSVLNKFVRRDKVKFEDWKIALQYFQKGFHMFKFDLKSGYHHIDICSAQQTFLGFSWNNLFYVFTVLPFGLSSAPYIFTKCLRPMVRYWRQSGVNIVLYLDDGLGLAESYEKGVSDSLFVKDSLEKAGFLVNLEKSIFEPCQMLEWLGMIWNTNMFCLSIPERRIQDCKSTLADLFHRLPKITARQLAQFTGKVISMGPVIDASSVAAGAVCQLSDVFQTGRWASIQTSGENLADLKFFCEKSKSESTFRKYRYAFNSWIKWCYSQSPKVQHFPASDFNVSIYLINLSKQFNSVAKVNEAFYAISWAHEISGTQNPCHSSLVVSVLEGARRLSAKPVTKKEPITSEILQQIVNRYGTGSSSLPDIRISCMCLLSYAAFLRFSELVNLKRSDITFYEDHLSLYISKSKTDKYKTGSNVIVSKTNNVTCPYGMLQLYLKIADIASDSDCFIFRALSFCKKSGKYKLRNSGPLSYSRARELLLNALESVGVDKSKFGLHSLRSGGATAAANAGVSDRLFKKHGRWRSDNAKDGYVHENVKSLMSVSQSLNI, from the exons ATGGCTTATGAAAGTTTCtgtaatttgaaagaaaatgataTCATATCTGAACATCaaatctatttgaaaaatttagaaagcTTTAGAGATTCTAAAGGTGTAAAGCATCGGTTAAGAAATGCAGTACAATTTTGGAAGAGTATAAATGCATCTGACTTCATTATCAGTACTATTAGCACTGGCTATGTAATTCCATTTATTATGCCACCAAAAGAAATgtacatgaaaaataataagtcTGCCATACTCAATGCTGAATTTGTTTCTGACACTGTTTCAGAATTGTTACTTTCAAGTTGTATTATACAAGTTCCTTTCATACCTGTTGTGGTAAATCCGCTAAGTGTAGCAATGAACAGTTCTGGTAAGAAGAGGTTAATCCTTGATCTGAGTGTTTTGAACAAGTTTGTAAGAAGAGACAAAGTGAAATTTGAAGACTGGAAAATAGCattgcaatattttcaaaaagggtttcatatgtttaaatttgacCTTAAGTCTGGTTATCATCATATAGATATTTGCTCAGCACAACAAACTTTTTTGGGTTTTTCTtggaataatttattttatgtatttacaGTTTTGCCTTTCGGTCTTTCTTCGGCACCTTACATTTTTACAAAGTGTTTACGACCAATGGTGAGATACTGGAGGCAGTCGGGTGTCAACATTGTGTTGTATTTAGACGATGGCCTGGGATTGGCTGAATCATACGAGAAAGGGGTATCTGATAGCCTTTTCGTTAAAGATTCCTTAGAAAAGGCTGGGTTTTTGGTAAATTTGGAAAAGTCTATTTTTGAACCTTGTCAAATGTTAGAATGGCTAGGAATGATATGGAACACTAACATGTTTTGTTTGTCTATTCCAGAGAGACGTATACAAGATTGTAAGAGCACTTTAGCAGATTTGTTTCATAGATTACCAAAAATTACTGCAAGACAATTGGCTCAGTTTACGGGCAAGGTTATTTCTATGGGACCAGTGATCG ATGCTAGTTCAGTAGCTGCAGGAGCTGTATGTCAATTATCAG atGTTTTCCAAACAGGAAGATGGGCCTCAATTCAGACATCGGGGGAAAATTTGGCGGACCTGAAGTTCTTCTGTGAAAAATCCAAATCTGAAAGTACTTTTCGTAAATATCGGTATGCCTTTAATTCATGGATAAAGTGGTGTTATTCGCAAAGTCCTAAAGTGCAACACTTCCCTGCTTCTGATTTCAACGTTTCcatatatttgattaatttatcaaaacaatttaacTCTGTTGCAAAAGTTAATGAAGCCTTTTATGCCATTTCTTGGGCTCATGAAATTTCAGGAACACAAAATCCTTGTCATTCATCATTAGTCGTTTCAGTTTTGGAGGGAGCTCGCCGCTTAAGTGCTAAACCTGTTACCAAGAAAGAACCAATAACTTCTGAAATTTTACAGCAAATAGTGAATCGTTACGGGACCGGAAGTAGCAGTTTACCAGACATTCGAATTTCATGTATGTGTCTATTAAGTTATGCAGCTTTTTTACGTTTTTCAGAACTGGTCAACTTAAAACGCTctgacattacattttatgagGACCATCTTTCTTTGTATATCTCTAAGAGTAAAACAGATAAATATAAGACTGGGAGTAATGTAATAGTTTCTAAAACAAATAATGTTACTTGTCCGTATGGTATGTTACAATTGTATTTGAAAATTGCTGACATTGCTTCGGATtctgattgttttattttcagggcgttatcattttgtaaaaaatctggtaaatataaattaagaaaTTCTGGACCATTGTCTTATAGTAGAGCAAGGGAATTATTACTTAATGCTTTGGAAAGTGTTGGTGTGGATAAGTCCAAATTTGGTCTTCACAGTTTAAGGTCAGGGGGCGCTACTGCGGCTGCTAATGCTGGTGTGAGTGACAGACTGTTTAAGAAGCACGGCAGGTGGCGTTCTGACAACGCAAAAGACGGTTATGttcatgaaaatgtaaaatcattGATGTCTGTGTCTCAGTCATTGAATATTTGA
- the LOC105320068 gene encoding uncharacterized protein isoform X2 produces the protein MAYESFCNLKENDIISEHQIYLKNLESFRDSKGVKHRLRNAVQFWKSINASDFIISTISTGYVIPFIMPPKEMYMKNNKSAILNAEFVSDTVSELLLSSCIIQVPFIPVVVNPLSVAMNSSGKKRLILDLSVLNKFVRRDKVKFEDWKIALQYFQKGFHMFKFDLKSGYHHIDICSAQQTFLGFSWNNLFYVFTVLPFGLSSAPYIFTKCLRPMVRYWRQSGVNIVLYLDDGLGLAESYEKGVSDSLFVKDSLEKAGFLVNLEKSIFEPCQMLEWLGMIWNTNMFCLSIPERRIQDCKSTLADLFHRLPKITARQLAQFTGKVISMGPVIDVFQTGRWASIQTSGENLADLKFFCEKSKSESTFRKYRYAFNSWIKWCYSQSPKVQHFPASDFNVSIYLINLSKQFNSVAKVNEAFYAISWAHEISGTQNPCHSSLVVSVLEGARRLSAKPVTKKEPITSEILQQIVNRYGTGSSSLPDIRISCMCLLSYAAFLRFSELVNLKRSDITFYEDHLSLYISKSKTDKYKTGSNVIVSKTNNVTCPYGMLQLYLKIADIASDSDCFIFRALSFCKKSGKYKLRNSGPLSYSRARELLLNALESVGVDKSKFGLHSLRSGGATAAANAGVSDRLFKKHGRWRSDNAKDGYVHENVKSLMSVSQSLNI, from the exons ATGGCTTATGAAAGTTTCtgtaatttgaaagaaaatgataTCATATCTGAACATCaaatctatttgaaaaatttagaaagcTTTAGAGATTCTAAAGGTGTAAAGCATCGGTTAAGAAATGCAGTACAATTTTGGAAGAGTATAAATGCATCTGACTTCATTATCAGTACTATTAGCACTGGCTATGTAATTCCATTTATTATGCCACCAAAAGAAATgtacatgaaaaataataagtcTGCCATACTCAATGCTGAATTTGTTTCTGACACTGTTTCAGAATTGTTACTTTCAAGTTGTATTATACAAGTTCCTTTCATACCTGTTGTGGTAAATCCGCTAAGTGTAGCAATGAACAGTTCTGGTAAGAAGAGGTTAATCCTTGATCTGAGTGTTTTGAACAAGTTTGTAAGAAGAGACAAAGTGAAATTTGAAGACTGGAAAATAGCattgcaatattttcaaaaagggtttcatatgtttaaatttgacCTTAAGTCTGGTTATCATCATATAGATATTTGCTCAGCACAACAAACTTTTTTGGGTTTTTCTtggaataatttattttatgtatttacaGTTTTGCCTTTCGGTCTTTCTTCGGCACCTTACATTTTTACAAAGTGTTTACGACCAATGGTGAGATACTGGAGGCAGTCGGGTGTCAACATTGTGTTGTATTTAGACGATGGCCTGGGATTGGCTGAATCATACGAGAAAGGGGTATCTGATAGCCTTTTCGTTAAAGATTCCTTAGAAAAGGCTGGGTTTTTGGTAAATTTGGAAAAGTCTATTTTTGAACCTTGTCAAATGTTAGAATGGCTAGGAATGATATGGAACACTAACATGTTTTGTTTGTCTATTCCAGAGAGACGTATACAAGATTGTAAGAGCACTTTAGCAGATTTGTTTCATAGATTACCAAAAATTACTGCAAGACAATTGGCTCAGTTTACGGGCAAGGTTATTTCTATGGGACCAGTGATCG atGTTTTCCAAACAGGAAGATGGGCCTCAATTCAGACATCGGGGGAAAATTTGGCGGACCTGAAGTTCTTCTGTGAAAAATCCAAATCTGAAAGTACTTTTCGTAAATATCGGTATGCCTTTAATTCATGGATAAAGTGGTGTTATTCGCAAAGTCCTAAAGTGCAACACTTCCCTGCTTCTGATTTCAACGTTTCcatatatttgattaatttatcaaaacaatttaacTCTGTTGCAAAAGTTAATGAAGCCTTTTATGCCATTTCTTGGGCTCATGAAATTTCAGGAACACAAAATCCTTGTCATTCATCATTAGTCGTTTCAGTTTTGGAGGGAGCTCGCCGCTTAAGTGCTAAACCTGTTACCAAGAAAGAACCAATAACTTCTGAAATTTTACAGCAAATAGTGAATCGTTACGGGACCGGAAGTAGCAGTTTACCAGACATTCGAATTTCATGTATGTGTCTATTAAGTTATGCAGCTTTTTTACGTTTTTCAGAACTGGTCAACTTAAAACGCTctgacattacattttatgagGACCATCTTTCTTTGTATATCTCTAAGAGTAAAACAGATAAATATAAGACTGGGAGTAATGTAATAGTTTCTAAAACAAATAATGTTACTTGTCCGTATGGTATGTTACAATTGTATTTGAAAATTGCTGACATTGCTTCGGATtctgattgttttattttcagggcgttatcattttgtaaaaaatctggtaaatataaattaagaaaTTCTGGACCATTGTCTTATAGTAGAGCAAGGGAATTATTACTTAATGCTTTGGAAAGTGTTGGTGTGGATAAGTCCAAATTTGGTCTTCACAGTTTAAGGTCAGGGGGCGCTACTGCGGCTGCTAATGCTGGTGTGAGTGACAGACTGTTTAAGAAGCACGGCAGGTGGCGTTCTGACAACGCAAAAGACGGTTATGttcatgaaaatgtaaaatcattGATGTCTGTGTCTCAGTCATTGAATATTTGA
- the LOC105320068 gene encoding integrase/recombinase xerD homolog isoform X6: MINVFQTGRWASIQTSGENLADLKFFCEKSKSESTFRKYRYAFNSWIKWCYSQSPKVQHFPASDFNVSIYLINLSKQFNSVAKVNEAFYAISWAHEISGTQNPCHSSLVVSVLEGARRLSAKPVTKKEPITSEILQQIVNRYGTGSSSLPDIRISCMCLLSYAAFLRFSELVNLKRSDITFYEDHLSLYISKSKTDKYKTGSNVIVSKTNNVTCPYGMLQLYLKIADIASDSDCFIFRALSFCKKSGKYKLRNSGPLSYSRARELLLNALESVGVDKSKFGLHSLRSGGATAAANAGVSDRLFKKHGRWRSDNAKDGYVHENVKSLMSVSQSLNI, from the exons ATGATAA atGTTTTCCAAACAGGAAGATGGGCCTCAATTCAGACATCGGGGGAAAATTTGGCGGACCTGAAGTTCTTCTGTGAAAAATCCAAATCTGAAAGTACTTTTCGTAAATATCGGTATGCCTTTAATTCATGGATAAAGTGGTGTTATTCGCAAAGTCCTAAAGTGCAACACTTCCCTGCTTCTGATTTCAACGTTTCcatatatttgattaatttatcaaaacaatttaacTCTGTTGCAAAAGTTAATGAAGCCTTTTATGCCATTTCTTGGGCTCATGAAATTTCAGGAACACAAAATCCTTGTCATTCATCATTAGTCGTTTCAGTTTTGGAGGGAGCTCGCCGCTTAAGTGCTAAACCTGTTACCAAGAAAGAACCAATAACTTCTGAAATTTTACAGCAAATAGTGAATCGTTACGGGACCGGAAGTAGCAGTTTACCAGACATTCGAATTTCATGTATGTGTCTATTAAGTTATGCAGCTTTTTTACGTTTTTCAGAACTGGTCAACTTAAAACGCTctgacattacattttatgagGACCATCTTTCTTTGTATATCTCTAAGAGTAAAACAGATAAATATAAGACTGGGAGTAATGTAATAGTTTCTAAAACAAATAATGTTACTTGTCCGTATGGTATGTTACAATTGTATTTGAAAATTGCTGACATTGCTTCGGATtctgattgttttattttcagggcgttatcattttgtaaaaaatctggtaaatataaattaagaaaTTCTGGACCATTGTCTTATAGTAGAGCAAGGGAATTATTACTTAATGCTTTGGAAAGTGTTGGTGTGGATAAGTCCAAATTTGGTCTTCACAGTTTAAGGTCAGGGGGCGCTACTGCGGCTGCTAATGCTGGTGTGAGTGACAGACTGTTTAAGAAGCACGGCAGGTGGCGTTCTGACAACGCAAAAGACGGTTATGttcatgaaaatgtaaaatcattGATGTCTGTGTCTCAGTCATTGAATATTTGA
- the LOC105320068 gene encoding integrase/recombinase xerD homolog isoform X7, giving the protein MCLLSYAAFLRFSELVNLKRSDITFYEDHLSLYISKSKTDKYKTGSNVIVSKTNNVTCPYGMLQLYLKIADIASDSDCFIFRALSFCKKSGKYKLRNSGPLSYSRARELLLNALESVGVDKSKFGLHSLRSGGATAAANAGVSDRLFKKHGRWRSDNAKDGYVHENVKSLMSVSQSLNI; this is encoded by the coding sequence ATGTGTCTATTAAGTTATGCAGCTTTTTTACGTTTTTCAGAACTGGTCAACTTAAAACGCTctgacattacattttatgagGACCATCTTTCTTTGTATATCTCTAAGAGTAAAACAGATAAATATAAGACTGGGAGTAATGTAATAGTTTCTAAAACAAATAATGTTACTTGTCCGTATGGTATGTTACAATTGTATTTGAAAATTGCTGACATTGCTTCGGATtctgattgttttattttcagggcgttatcattttgtaaaaaatctggtaaatataaattaagaaaTTCTGGACCATTGTCTTATAGTAGAGCAAGGGAATTATTACTTAATGCTTTGGAAAGTGTTGGTGTGGATAAGTCCAAATTTGGTCTTCACAGTTTAAGGTCAGGGGGCGCTACTGCGGCTGCTAATGCTGGTGTGAGTGACAGACTGTTTAAGAAGCACGGCAGGTGGCGTTCTGACAACGCAAAAGACGGTTATGttcatgaaaatgtaaaatcattGATGTCTGTGTCTCAGTCATTGAATATTTGA
- the LOC105320068 gene encoding uncharacterized protein isoform X8 has translation MSDSDSVLLGGDTDKSFSTPAADITDTFNLFKCYLDSSLNSFKKELLDSQEADNSPAGWATVHQYEHNDIASDSDDDKKLRQAENRALRAIKEKKRFQPYKPRPSGYSAPQPATGSIPSAAAGSQQQLFRGFGKRREPSSYDICFHCKSVGHWRKHCPLFSAANQSSGSGSVSK, from the exons ATGTCGGACTCTGATAGCGTTTTGTTGGGCGGGGACACCGACAAGAGTTTTTCAACTCCAGCCGCCGATATAACGGACACTTTCAACCTATTTAAGTGTTACTTGGATTCTTCGCTAAACTCGTTCAAGAAGGAGCTTTTGGACAGCCAAGAAG CAGACAATTCTCCAGCAGGGTGGGCCACAGTTCATCAATATGAGCACAACGACATCGCCTCTGATTCGGACGATGACAAAAAACTACGACAGGCAGAAAACAGAGCTTTGCGTGCTATTAAAGAGAAGAAGAGGTTCCAGCCATACAAACCACGCCCTTCCGGCTACAGCGCTCCTCAGCCTGCTACTGGCAGTATTCCTTCCGCTGCTGCTGGAAGTCAACAGCAGCTTTTTCGTGGCTTCGGGAAACGCCGTGAACCATCTTCCTACGACATCTGTTTCCACTGCAAGTCAGTCGGGCACTGGAGGAAACACTGTCCCCTGTTCAGCGCCGCCAATCAGTCAAGCGGTTCGGGATCAGTTAGTAAATGA